Below is a genomic region from Henckelia pumila isolate YLH828 chromosome 3, ASM3356847v2, whole genome shotgun sequence.
TCCAGCATCCCAGCTCGGCCATACAGATCAACCATGCACGAATAGATCTCCATTGTTGGAGGAATGTAAAGTTTTTTTCTCATCATGTCAAAGAATATTTGACCTTCATGCACTAGTCCTGCGTGAGTACAAGCAGAAATAACACCAATAAACGTAATTTCATCCATTTCCAAGTTTCTATTTTGCATTTCCTCAAATACCTTTAATGCTTTTTCCCCATAACCATGATGTGCATACCCTGAGATCATCGAGTTCCAAGAGACTAAGTCTCTTTTCTGCTGCCTCTTGAAGATTTCATTAGCACTCTCAATATCTCCCTTTTTTGCATACATGGTTACCAGGGCACTACTGACAATCACAGCATTATTACAGCAAAATTTAATTGAGCTTGCATGAAACTGTTTACCTTGTTGTGCTGCTGCTCTGGGCATAGCACATGCATTGATTATGCTAGAGAAGGTAAACTCATTTGGCCTGATACCATCCTTGGCTAACCGGAGAAAAATTGTTACTGCTCCTTTGATATCGTCTTCTTGCGCATATCCAGATAACATCGCAGACCAAGCAACGACATCCTTCTTTTCTATTAGTTCAAACACTTTCGCAGCTTCACTGTTCTTTCGTATCTTAACATAAGCATCAAGTAAAGCTGTTCCAACTGGAGGTGAGTTTTCATAATTGGATTTGATAATATCTGCGTGAACTTGAAACAAAGTGGTAGTTGAAAGAGCTGCTAGTATTGTTGAATAAGTGAAATGATTTGGTCTAACACCTTGTCTTCTCATCTGGTAAAATAGATCTATCCCTTGCGACGCTTCACCATTCTGCAAGTATCCTCCAATAATTGCAGTCCATGAAACCACAGTTTGAAGTTGAACTACATCCTCAGCTGAGAATATCTTAAAGGCATCATCCACCTTACTAACTTTGATATAGGAAACAGTAAGAGCAGTTCTGATATAATCATGAAGCTCAAAGCCACTCTTGACAACTTGAGAATGGATGTGTCTTAAAAAATCCAATTCTTTGAGATTAGCACACAACTTAATAGCTGTGGCAAAAGTTGATCCTGTAAACTTTACACACGCAAGCCTCATCCGATAGAGCATCTCAAGAGATTCTAACTCAAACCCATTCACAAAAAGACCTGAAATCATCCCATTCCAAGAAACTGCATCTCTGTACTCCATACCATCAAACACGTGTTTAGCCTCCCTGATTAAGCCACACTTATTATAGAGATTGACCAAAGAGTTTTCTACAACTATGTTTGTATCAAAACCATGCTTAAAAACCGAAGCATGCATTTGAGCTCCACACTCTAGCACCCCCTCATCCGCTAAAGCTCCAAATATAGTTGCAAATGTACAAGGGTTCGGCTCAATTCCCTCTAATTTCATAACGCCAAAAACTTCAATGATCTTGTAGATCATCCCTTTCTGTGCATAGCCTGTCAGTAATGAAGTCCAAGTAACAACATTTCTATCTTTGATATCATCAAACACTTTCTTCCCGTCATCCAAATTCCCACTCTTAATATACATATCAACAACTGCAGTTCCAACGCTAACATCCTCCAAAAACCCATTTTTAACACATTGACAATGTATTTGCTTTCCAAAAAAAGAATTGCCCAAGCCAGCAGAAACCTTCAGTATGCAAGAAAGGCCACATCCATCTACTAAAACACCTGAGCGATTAATAACACCGTAAACTTTTACGGCTTCTCGATACAAACCGTTGCGAGAATATCTAAACAGAAAATGGTTGTAATAACCGATATCCTTGGACGGAAATCCATCGAACAGGTTGTACGCGTTATGCTGAGGAGCTAAACTTAGAGGCTCTTGCTCATCACTGCTTTCAGGATTGACTGCAACCGCAGAAGAATGCCAACATCCGAAGACCCGAAATGGGTTCCGAAAATTGGACAGAGATTTGAAGTTTCTCATTGGACAACCATCATGGATTCTGCGGATTACTAACTCCCATGGCACACAACAAATGATTTGAAACACAAAAAGAATGATAATAACTCTTTCTCAATAACATCTCTCGTTGTCATGGTTGCTACATAACTGGAGTTTAAAGTTGGTACCAACCCCAAAGCTTCCATGCGAGTCCGTACACAGTCGAACTTGGCCATGCTTAAATATTAGTTCATTTTCGCACTGACCAGCGTGTGTGGTGACCATGATATTTCAAGATTGGAGTCAGTACGTCAGGTGTCTACAGTATCTTCGGAGCAGCGTTGGTATATCGGTGGCCCATCATGATTACATGTTGCATACGATACGCACGCAGCACTGTGCAGTTTGCGTTCCGGAGTTAGATGGCTTTGGATATGTCATCAGTCGGTGACCAGTTGAGATGTCGAAACGGCTGGCCCGATTACGTCTGCCTCTCATTAAAACCCCAATCCGTCTCAAGGCAATTGGCCCGCCCATAAATTTTCTTTGAAAAAACTCTACTATTTggaattcaaaaatatatatgaaaatgtTACACACCAAAAAATAAGGGGAAATTGTGAATAAATCTTCGTTGGCAAACTTAACTTGCTTCTCAGTCCCCATTTCAGAAATTATGTGTTTACACTACCTGACAAAAGCCTGACATGTGTTTGAACTCCCCAATTGATGCTAAATTACGAAATTGTCCTCAACTTTACATGAAACCAAATAATACCAATTGAAATTCTTGAATGATTATGCAGACgttggttttatttttttagtcttaTTGTATTGAttgtgattattttttttgtctaaattttttatttattttcttttattaattgtttgaaATTCTTGAATGATTATGCAGACGTTCGTTTTACTTGAAATCcttcaataatattttaaggttcataaattattttttttagttatttattttcatgtatttatcactatttttatgtgtttgttcttgaatttgttatgtgatttttgtttatattgTTGGTCGTTTCTGTTGAATAATTATTCATTgagtaacactcttgtgagaggtctcattcgtgagacgagtcaaccctacccatatttataataataagtaatacttttggcaaaaaaatgtaatactttttaatggataacccatataagagaccctcatcaaaaaaatgacccttgagactgtctcatatgagtttttgtcTTATTCATTTGAAATGATTGAGTGACGatcatttattttgtttttcaaatttttttttaagctgCTTGTTAATTCATTTTGTAATTTCATTGGAGTATCCTGTTACAAATAAAAAGACAGTGAAGATGGACACTAATCAAGCTTGTGTTGTTGCGAGTATATATTATGAAAAACTGAGTATATCATCTGATGAACATGGATCGCTGGAAAAACAagtttgaatgatttttattgtatggTTATGCTTTTAAGTTTGTTGTAAGTAcggaattattaattattaggtAGACATTTTGTAAACTCAATGTAGTTCAATATGTTATTTAAGCTTAAGGGAAACCAATTTTTATGCGTGTTCTGTATTTTGTACAAAAGTTTAAGGTAATAGTACATAACTTGTATAATTCTTCGTCTTTCCAGATTGATAAATTGTTTTACTAAGATTGAATATATATGTCAACCAGCTAAAATAAATTAGGTTCGAATTCTTCTGAATTcagaataaatccaaaataatttggAACAATCTCAGATGAATCGTGATCCAATTCatgaattttggtcatcttatGTCGTGTATTATTTGGAAAATATATAAGTGAATACATCGTAATGAGATCACGTGTAATTGTGGGTGACAAAGATCGGCCTTGACaaatgaaattaaatttgatttgaattgtccCTGATTTTGAAtaattccaaatatatttggaataatatTCGAAATTTATCGCACAAGTACATATGAAATAGGAATGATGGACTCATTCTTTGCACACCGACAAATATGTTATGATTTGGTACATAATACACATCGTGATCTTTATTAGCAAAATTTTTTAACAgaatggtgctctcattgggtcatTATCAATGTCTTCatcctacaccttagacaagagtggggcaagacacattactagacaaaTACTTGGGTGATGTTTCTACCAATCTCTAGGGATTGAAAACTCATATCCACTTGTGTTATGCAGTGTATAGTAGGatattggtgcatgttaacatggtCATGCCTTCTTGTTCCGCAAATCAAAAAGAATATTCTGCATAATTTtgagattgttcctaatacatgccattttgatccaaagtcaCTTTTACTAGTAGAGTGTGATCTTTGTGGCCCAGAATGTTTGTACTACAATCGGAACACATTGTTTtcgattcaataatatttatctcatctctacgtactagttgtgctcgatctcgcaCGCACATGTTCTGAAAGATGAGCGTTATTAGAGTAAATGATATTTCTAAAAAatgagaaaacatcatattaaacaagttacgagtttggattttggaacaATCTTTTTGATTTGCGGAACAAAAAGGCATGCCTATGTTAAAATGCACCAATATCCTATAATGCACTGCATTACACAAGTGGAGAGGAGTTTTGAATCCCTAGATATTGGTAGAAACATCACCCCAAGTATTTGTCTAGTAGTGTGTCTTGCCCCACTTTTGCCTAAGGTGTAGGAAGAAGAaattgatcatgacccaatggGAGCACCATTTGTAGATGTTGATTGCCACTCAATGTAGACAATAGGGGTATATTTTTCTAAATCCAAACtcgtaacttgtttaatatgatgttttcacATTTTTTATAACTATCATTTATTCTAATAACG
It encodes:
- the LOC140891301 gene encoding pentatricopeptide repeat-containing protein At2g27610 isoform X2, whose product is MRNFKSLSNFRNPFRVFGCWHSSAVAVNPESSDEQEPLSLAPQHNAYNLFDGFPSKDIGYYNHFLFRYSRNGLYREAVKVYGVINRSGVLVDGCGLSCILKVSAGLGNSFFGKQIHCQCVKNGFLEDVSVGTAVVDMYIKSGNLDDGKKVFDDIKDRNVVTWTSLLTGYAQKGMIYKIIEVFGVMKLEGIEPNPCTFATIFGALADEGVLECGAQMHASVFKHGFDTNIVVENSLVNLYNKCGLIREAKHVFDGMEYRDAVSWNGMISGLFVNGFELESLEMLYRMRLACVKFTGSTFATAIKLCANLKELDFLRHIHSQVVKSGFELHDYIRTALTVSYIKVSKVDDAFKIFSAEDVVQLQTVVSWTAIIGGYLQNGEASQGIDLFYQMRRQGVRPNHFTYSTILAALSTTTLFQVHADIIKSNYENSPPVGTALLDAYVKIRKNSEAAKVFELIEKKDVVAWSAMLSGYAQEDDIKGAVTIFLRLAKDGIRPNEFTFSSIINACAMPRAAAQQGLVHEGQIFFDMMRKKLYIPPTMEIYSCMVDLYGRAGMLDKAMALINRMHFPPSATVWRTLLAACRVHRNLELGEFAAKKLISHHPQDSAAYVLLANLYAASGHWRDRAKVRKLMDDRQVKKETGFSWIEVKNKTYAFMAGDASHPLSDHIYKKLEELSIRLRDAGYQPDTNYVLHDIEEEQKEAILSRHSERLAIAFGLISVPAGIPIQIIKNLRVCVDCHTVIKIISKMEGREIIVRDSNRFHHFKEGLCSCKDYW
- the LOC140891301 gene encoding pentatricopeptide repeat-containing protein At2g27610 isoform X1, with translation MRNFKSLSNFRNPFRVFGCWHSSAVAVNPESSDEQEPLSLAPQHNAYNLFDGFPSKDIGYYNHFLFRYSRNGLYREAVKVYGVINRSGVLVDGCGLSCILKVSAGLGNSFFGKQIHCQCVKNGFLEDVSVGTAVVDMYIKSGNLDDGKKVFDDIKDRNVVTWTSLLTGYAQKGMIYKIIEVFGVMKLEGIEPNPCTFATIFGALADEGVLECGAQMHASVFKHGFDTNIVVENSLVNLYNKCGLIREAKHVFDGMEYRDAVSWNGMISGLFVNGFELESLEMLYRMRLACVKFTGSTFATAIKLCANLKELDFLRHIHSQVVKSGFELHDYIRTALTVSYIKVSKVDDAFKIFSAEDVVQLQTVVSWTAIIGGYLQNGEASQGIDLFYQMRRQGVRPNHFTYSTILAALSTTTLFQVHADIIKSNYENSPPVGTALLDAYVKIRKNSEAAKVFELIEKKDVVAWSAMLSGYAQEDDIKGAVTIFLRLAKDGIRPNEFTFSSIINACAMPRAAAQQGKQFHASSIKFCCNNAVIVSSALVTMYAKKGDIESANEIFKRQQKRDLVSWNSMISGYAHHGYGEKALKVFEEMQNRNLEMDEITFIGVISACTHAGLVHEGQIFFDMMRKKLYIPPTMEIYSCMVDLYGRAGMLDKAMALINRMHFPPSATVWRTLLAACRVHRNLELGEFAAKKLISHHPQDSAAYVLLANLYAASGHWRDRAKVRKLMDDRQVKKETGFSWIEVKNKTYAFMAGDASHPLSDHIYKKLEELSIRLRDAGYQPDTNYVLHDIEEEQKEAILSRHSERLAIAFGLISVPAGIPIQIIKNLRVCVDCHTVIKIISKMEGREIIVRDSNRFHHFKEGLCSCKDYW